The Lolium rigidum isolate FL_2022 chromosome 1, APGP_CSIRO_Lrig_0.1, whole genome shotgun sequence region ATGTACTTTTGATATGTTTTATACATGTCTGACATGGTTGAGTAAAATATAATTTGGTATGGTGTGACATAGATTTCACTTGCTAATAACTGAAGTGGACTATGGCATGCTGCACTTCTGTGGGATGATGAGATGAACTGTAAACTTGATGTGCTAACTATTAGTCCAGGTTGAGCTCACTTAGTGTTATGCCAACTTCAGTTGTGTGATATGCATTCATCAACATACCATCACACGTCTTACTTCCATCTTAAGTCTTCAACATCATTTTTGTATCAAGTTCCATTGACAATCTGACCTACGGAATGAGCAACATGGCGTACTGTATACATGGTTTCCCATCATCGTTAATTAATGTGTTAACGTGTTTGGTGTTTTCAAGTGTGTTTGTTCATGTTTTTACTGTGGTGATTTATTTTATCAGGTGGGACAAATCGAAGCCTGCCGGCGTGGCAAATCTGATACTTCTCAAGTTCACTGAGGTAACAATAATATATCATGTGTACCTTTATAAGTGACATTTGATTCGAGAGGTAAAATATCTTGATCTTATGGTTCACCTTTTGTTTCTTCCTACAGGCGGATGCGCATGAATCCACCACGCTCGATCAAGTAAAAGAGGAAGAACCTGAGTTTTACGCCATGGTTTCACGCGTTTTGAAACGGGCTGAAATGGAGTTTTCTTTATGAGCTGGtcaccgttttttttttttgtttctacatTTGATATACCGTCGTAAGCTGGGGAAGGCAAGATTCCACTCTTGCGTGGTCGAATTTTGCGTAATGCTGGTGAGGAGCAAGTAGATGAATTTTGTTTCATCGCAGAACTGCGACTTGCTGGTAATGCTTTGATTTTGTCTGCAAGGATCTTCCTCCTGTAATCATCTCTCCCCAGGACTATTGATGTTTTCGAGATTACCTTGTGTAAACCAAACAGAGCATCAGCTTTTCACCCATATGATATGCAACATATTCAAGTGAATTCGAAGAGATTATTTTGAGTAACTTATGGCGCATACTGATCGTCTCGATCATTCTCTTCGATGAAACGGAACAAAATGAAAAATATCTTTTGACCCTGTACACTTTTCCAAGACCAAGCAATGTGTGCttaaattagtcaatgttgtcttTGACGTAGGTTGGTCGGTTACGTGGCCGCCACCCAATCAATATTTTTGAAAACTCCAGCACTAAAATCGTGTGACGGCGGCGATCAGTTAAACAATCGATAGGTTACGTGGATACTACTCCATTGACCCTCGTCTCCGTACTATATTAAGACCGGACCGTGgtaaaaaactaaaaacaagagAGAATAAAAATACTCAAGGCAACAGGCCCATTCCAGCTCTAGCGGGAATTCCTTTCCCTATCGGACTCGGTAGCGCCGGCCAATACAATTCTCCCTCGCCGGCTTTCGCTCAAAGGAGAGCGGAAACCCGACCTCGCCAGCGTGCTCGTGTTTCGTCACGTAAGTGCAAGCTGCGCATGGCGGTCGGCGATCCGTCCAGCCGAGGTGCGTCGctattcgtcttcttcttcttctcgtcgCGCTTACGTCTGGGGTTgcagggaagaagatgaaggagaccaAGCTGGGGATGTCGTTCAAGAAGGACGACAAGTTCGGAGAGTGGTACTCCGAGGTGCGTTTCTTCGCCTTCCTCTAGCCCTTGCCGTCTCGGCTAAGTTGAATGTTTTTTTAGCAAGTGCTAAGTCGAATGGTTTTTATTTTGACATCTGCTGAGTTGAATGATCCACTAGATTTGcgaaatttgtttttttcttttctttcgacATACCAAAATTCGAAACGAAGCTTTGCTGTTGGTTTTGCGCAGGTTATTGTTAACAGCGAGATGATTGAGTACTACGACATCTCTGGCTGCTATATCTTGAGGCCATGGGCGATGGAGATCTGGGAGTTGATGAAAGTAAGTTGTACCCCTCCGTGAAATTGAACTAATCCAGAATTATTATTTGATGCATTCTTAAGTTTATGGTCTTATCATGTTCAAAATTACTGTAGCTCTGTTCCTTTTAGTAACCACCGGCGATAACTTTGTGCAGGAATTCTTTGAAGCGGAAAttaagaagctgaagctgaagccaTATTATTTCCCTTTGTTTATTACCGAGGATGTTCTGCAGAAGGAGAAGGACCACGTTGAGGGCTTTGCTCCTGAGGTGTGTGTTTTTTTCCTCTTGCCATTCGCATTCAGCTCTCTACATGTTCCATTAGAAAGTTAGAATGCTATCCAAGTAACTCTGAAATATACTATCCCTCTGTAGAAGAACTTGAATCAGATGATTAATGAACAATTTGTGTTCCAGGTCGCATGGGTTACTAAATCAGGAAAATCTGATCTGGAAGCTCCTATTGCAGTCCGGCCCACAAGCGAGACTGCCATGTATCCATACTTCTCTAAATGGATAAGAAGCCACCGCGACTTACCTTGGAAGTGTAACCAGTGGTGCAACATCGTTCGATGGGAGTTTAGCAGTCCAACTCCTTTCATAAGGTTAGTCAATTGTTTGGTAGCTTGTTACGTTTGTCCCCGTACTTCTCCCATTCTGTATTGTCTGCTTATTATGTTTGTCCTACTAGTGCCATAGTGTCTGATTGCTAATGGCAAATGCAAAATATTCATTTGTGTGCGAATGAAATAAGTACACTGTAAAATATTCTCAGAGTCAAGGAGATCTGTTTATTTAAATCATGAAATAGCTCTAGCAAACACTTTAATGCCAACATTGTGATTTTGATTCCGAATATTACAGAAGATTCGGAAATGATATCAATGCAACTCGGAGTTTCACTGAATTTCTTCACCCTGACTACTTTATATTTCCAACATGATGCATCTATTGCATCACCAATTGTAGTGTTCCTCTGCTACACTAGCAATCTGATGCTCATTATCTAAAAAACCATGATGCTTTCACAATTTTTTCATTCAATGTACTGATAATGCAAATTATATGCACCTTGTGTTTCTGCAAAGATCCATGTTGATGGCTGCATGATTAGCCCTTTTTATCACATAAAATTTCGCATCAACTGCCTGAATCAAACATTCTGCAACTGTTCAATTCAGGAGCCGTGAATTTCTTTGGCAAGAAGGGCATACAGCTTTTGCGACAAAAGACGAGGCAGATGAAGAGGTATTAACTACTTATTTCTACAATTTTTAAATATTGGTTCGGTTGTAAACTAGTGGTATTGAGTTTGTTTTGATAAGCTGGTTGGTTTTATCCCATATAGTTGCTGGGGTGAAGCAACAGCTGACCAGTATAGTGTAGGAACTCTGAAGTTATAAGAGATATGAGACATCTCATGTGGATAattattttgtttctttttttgaatTATACCGCTAGAAAGTATAAACTCATAATGTTACTTTCTTTTCTCAAATATAATCATGGTTTTATTTAAGTAGTTTTACGCAAAAACTTGTTGAATAAAGTCCTTATATATCAAAACCACACTTGAAAAAATGCAATATTGTAGTATTAATTGTAAGGTGTATTTGATAATATGATTCTACGCAAACTACATGTGGAATTTGAAATTATCATAATTTGATCAGGTTCTTCATATATTGGAGCTCTACCGAAGGATATATGAAGAATTTTTAGCAGTTCCAGTGTTCAAAGGGAGGAAAAGTGAGATGGAAAAATTTGCTGGTGGATTTTACACAACCAGTGTTGAGGTTTTTATCAAGAGAATCTTTGCTGCATTTTTGCTACACCTATCTTCTTAAAGCTGTCCAAGTAAGAAGGCAGTTGGTTTTTTTATTGCAGGCCTTTGTTCCAAACACTGGCCGTGGTATACAAGGCGCAACCTCACATTGTCTTGGTCAAAACTTTGCAAAGATGTTTGACATACGTTTCGAGGATGAGAAGGGTAAAAGATCCTTTGTGTGGCAGAATTCTTGGGCATACTCCACCCGCTCGGTAATTCTTATTTTTTCTACTTTTAGCTGATTTCTTTCGAACTCCCTTCTTGGTATACCTTTTTTTTTGTCAATTCTGAAGTTTTGGAAATGGCAATGACACGTTTATATTGTATATACTCGTATTGTCTTGCTTTCCTGCTTAGATATTTTGTTGGTTGATGTAAATTGATTGATATAATAAGCTTATAAGTTTACTTTGTAAGAATACCaagtggcatacatggcatacttGTCATCAGTTCTCTACATGAGTAGCTACTTTTCCCTAAAGTATTATGTTTCGGTTCCAAAGCTTTGACACGTCAATAAGCAGGTGGTGGTAAGGTGTGGAGTGTTAGTGTACGTCTGGATCTATATTTCACGACAAACAATATATAATACAATTAAGCTGATTTGAACAGTTTTCCATAATTCTTTGCAGTGGTAGCTAATAGTTGGTGCTCCGTTTTATTTTTGCATCATGGTGAGAATTTAGCGCCAGCTTTGGTGCTAATGGAAAGGGTTGGAAGTAACCATCTTTGGTAACTTTGGCAATTTCATGTGATGTTCTATTTGTAGAAAACAATTGCCGCCTTATATGTTTTTGCCTGGATTATTTCAATTAAGGTTCCACCTAAATTTATGTTGTATATGTTTGGTACTGCGAATGCTCTTCTTGCAGATTGGGGTGATGGTGATGACGCATGGTGATGACAAGGGCATAGTGCTACCACCAAGGGTGGCACCTATCCAGGTCATCGTCATTCCTGTTCCATTCAGGGATGCGGACACTGTAGCTATTAGTGGTGCATGTGAGTCGGCTGTTTACACTTTAAACCAAGCTGGGATGCGAGCAGACTTGGATGCCCGTGATAACTATTCGCCTGGATGGAAATATTCTCACTGGGAAATGAAAGGTATTCCCTTGAGAATTGAGATAGGTCCAAGAGATCTGGCAAACAAGCAGGTATATTGAGTTGTCCCTTTTTAGTTTTGTATTTGTATAGAGTTATTAAGGATTTAATTCTCATTGTTGTGTACTTTGTCATCATTTCATGAACGTCCATTCCGCGAGTAAATGGAAATATCATCCTTCTATTTCAGGTGCGCATTGTCCGCCGAGATAATGGTGCAAAGGCTGACATTCCTTCGACCGATTTGGTGGAGCATGTAAGAATGTTACTGGATGAAATTCAAGACGGCTTGTTTGAAACAGCCAAGCAAAAGAGAGATGCTTGCATCGAAATCATCCACACCTGGGATGAATTCACAGCAGCTTTGAATGAGAAGAAGTTGATCTTGGCTCCATGGTGTGATGAAGAGGTATTTGAAGTACCATATTCCCCTCCAAACTGAACTTTTTTCCGGCAACTATTAACTTATAAGAGTGAGTAAAGATTGGCATACAAGTTTGTATCTGATGTAAACTTTCTGTACACATATTCTACAATATGTTGCGAAACTCAAGATTAAAAGTCAGcacttaaaaaattgaaaaacaaacATTCAGTTGTTGAAACTGAGCAATTAaccatttaat contains the following coding sequences:
- the LOC124708220 gene encoding proline--tRNA ligase, cytoplasmic-like yields the protein MAVGDPSSRGKKMKETKLGMSFKKDDKFGEWYSEVIVNSEMIEYYDISGCYILRPWAMEIWELMKEFFEAEIKKLKLKPYYFPLFITEDVLQKEKDHVEGFAPEVAWVTKSGKSDLEAPIAVRPTSETAMYPYFSKWIRSHRDLPWKCNQWCNIVRWEFSSPTPFIRSREFLWQEGHTAFATKDEADEEVLHILELYRRIYEEFLAVPVFKGRKSEMEKFAGGFYTTSVEAFVPNTGRGIQGATSHCLGQNFAKMFDIRFEDEKGKRSFVWQNSWAYSTRSIGVMVMTHGDDKGIVLPPRVAPIQVIVIPVPFRDADTVAISGACESAVYTLNQAGMRADLDARDNYSPGWKYSHWEMKGIPLRIEIGPRDLANKQVRIVRRDNGAKADIPSTDLVEHVRMLLDEIQDGLFETAKQKRDACIEIIHTWDEFTAALNEKKLILAPWCDEEEVEKDVKARTKGDLGAAKTLCTPFDQPDLPEGTLCFASGKPAKTWSFWGRSY